ATGCGCGCCTTCGCTGCTGCCAGGCTGACATATGCCAGTTTCCTGCCGCCGCGGTCTTTCGACACGAATACACAGGAATATCCAGCCATGAAGGCGCTCAGCAAGGTGACCCGGTCGATCAAGCCGGCCGAGGTCGAGAAGAAGTGGCACATCGTCGATGCAGAGGGCCTCGTTGTCGGCCGTCTCGCCACGATCGTCGCCAACATCCTGCGCGGCAAGCACAAGCCGACTTACACCCCGCACGTTGATTGCGGCGACCATGTCGTCATCGTCAACGCGGACAAAGTGCGCTTCACCGGCAACAAGGCTGCCAAGAAGCACTACTACAAGCACACCGGCTTTGCCGGCGGCATCAAAGACATCACCGCCGACAAGGTGCTGGCCGGTCGTTTCCCGGAACGCGTGATTGAGAAGGCTGTCGAGCGGATGGTTCCGCGCGGGCCGCTGGGCCGCGCGCAG
This is a stretch of genomic DNA from Aurantiacibacter arachoides. It encodes these proteins:
- the rplM gene encoding 50S ribosomal protein L13 — translated: MKALSKVTRSIKPAEVEKKWHIVDAEGLVVGRLATIVANILRGKHKPTYTPHVDCGDHVVIVNADKVRFTGNKAAKKHYYKHTGFAGGIKDITADKVLAGRFPERVIEKAVERMVPRGPLGRAQMRALHLYNGTEHPHAGQQPEVLDVASMNRKNKVSA